The following nucleotide sequence is from Candidatus Methanoperedens sp..
GCTCATACCAAGCGAACTTGTGCGCCGCGCTGTTTTCCATGGCTATACTGCACTGGCGATAACAGACCACGTTGATTTCACCAATATAGAGCATGTCCTGTCCAGCATCAGGAAAATAAAATCCCTTGAAGACGACTATGACATCAGGATTTTTGCAGGCGTGGAATTAACCCACGTTCCCCCTGGAAAAATGCCGGCGCTTGTTGAGAAGGCACGAAAACTGGGGGCAGAGATAGTCGTGGTGCACGGCGAGACAACAGTGGAGCCCGTCCATGAAGGCACCAATCACGCTGCAGTTTCGCTTGATATTGATATTCTGGCTCATCCCGGCTTTATTACTCCCGAAGATGCTCTGGTTGCTCTGGACAAAGGCATTTTCCTTGAGATAACTTCACGCAACGGGCACAATCGAACCAACGGGCATGTGGTGAGGATTGCTAAAGAAACAGGAGCTAACCTTATAGTAAACACGGATTCGCATGCGCCCGAAGATCTGATTACAGATGAAACCGCATTCAAGATTGCAATGGGAGCGGGTCTGGATGAAAAAGGTGCAAAAGAAGC
It contains:
- a CDS encoding histidinol phosphate phosphatase domain-containing protein, which gives rise to MIDLHTHSTFSDGELIPSELVRRAVFHGYTALAITDHVDFTNIEHVLSSIRKIKSLEDDYDIRIFAGVELTHVPPGKMPALVEKARKLGAEIVVVHGETTVEPVHEGTNHAAVSLDIDILAHPGFITPEDALVALDKGIFLEITSRNGHNRTNGHVVRIAKETGANLIVNTDSHAPEDLITDETAFKIAMGAGLDEKGAKEATVSNPSNLIKGIC